In Agarivorans gilvus, one genomic interval encodes:
- the rsmC gene encoding 16S rRNA (guanine(1207)-N(2))-methyltransferase RsmC has protein sequence MNTTLHATSQVLERHDNLFEQQHLVVAGQLADAYPLQLLEQVASLQICCNHFGHYQYFSEQSHSKLSCQFSAQAQLQENSNALLFFMPKAKQEAAYLFACILPQLQQGAEIFVVGENRGGVKGCEKLLASYGIKLNKIDSARRCSLYFGTLNQTVPAFQLEPWFEHFEVALPAKTLQVKSLPGVFNHGKLDEGSQLLLEQLPAMHGAVLDFGCGAGIIGASQALLYPIQISLLDVSAYAIASTQATLKENAIAGTVIASDGLSEVKQRFDFIVSNPPFHAGIATQYETTETFLAQAKQHLRENGELWIVANSFLQYESLIKQHFSRYETKLDNKKFKILRCCV, from the coding sequence ATGAATACAACGCTACATGCCACCAGCCAAGTACTTGAACGCCACGACAATCTATTTGAGCAACAACACCTCGTTGTAGCGGGCCAACTGGCCGATGCTTACCCTCTGCAATTGCTAGAGCAAGTCGCATCCTTGCAAATTTGCTGTAATCATTTTGGCCACTACCAATATTTCTCTGAGCAATCTCATTCTAAGCTCAGTTGCCAATTTAGTGCTCAAGCTCAGTTGCAGGAAAACAGCAATGCGTTGTTGTTTTTCATGCCTAAAGCCAAACAAGAAGCAGCCTATTTATTCGCCTGCATTCTGCCGCAATTGCAGCAAGGCGCAGAAATTTTTGTGGTGGGTGAAAATAGAGGTGGGGTTAAAGGTTGCGAAAAACTATTAGCCAGCTATGGCATAAAACTCAACAAAATTGACAGCGCCAGACGCTGTAGTTTGTACTTTGGCACTCTTAATCAAACTGTGCCAGCCTTCCAACTAGAGCCGTGGTTCGAGCATTTTGAAGTAGCACTACCCGCCAAAACCTTACAGGTGAAATCGTTACCGGGAGTGTTTAATCACGGCAAACTCGACGAAGGTAGCCAACTACTCTTAGAACAGCTACCAGCGATGCACGGCGCTGTGCTCGACTTTGGTTGCGGTGCGGGCATTATTGGTGCAAGCCAAGCGCTACTTTACCCCATTCAAATTAGTCTGCTCGATGTCAGTGCCTACGCCATCGCTAGCACCCAAGCCACCTTAAAAGAAAACGCTATCGCTGGAACAGTAATTGCTTCTGATGGATTGAGTGAGGTGAAGCAGCGCTTTGATTTTATTGTAAGTAACCCACCGTTTCATGCCGGTATAGCAACTCAGTATGAAACTACCGAAACCTTTCTTGCTCAAGCTAAGCAACATTTGAGAGAGAACGGCGAATTATGGATAGTGGCCAATAGCTTTCTGCAGTATGAATCGCTAATTAAGCAGCACTTCTCACGTTATGAAACCAAGCTCGACAACAAAAAATTTAAAATATTACGCTGTTGTGTATAA
- the dapA gene encoding 4-hydroxy-tetrahydrodipicolinate synthase, translated as MFKGSIVALVTPFIEGEVDYAAIRELVEWHIGQGTHGIVPVGTTGESPTLTHDEHIAVVKTVVEQAKGRVPVIAGAGSNNPIEAIEYTKAAQQAGADATLHVAGYYNRPNQEGLYQHFKMLHDATDIPIVLYNIPPRAVVDLSPVTIAKLAQLPRIVGVKDATGDLSRPLFERQLVDQDFCWLSGEDATAVSYNISGGQGCISVTANVAPKLCAQMQQATLDGDYAKARQIQDKLIPLHQVMFAEPSPAGAKYAMSLLNKCQPDCRLPVTELSETTKTRIKNVMQSLELI; from the coding sequence ATGTTTAAAGGATCGATAGTCGCGTTGGTAACTCCCTTTATTGAAGGTGAGGTAGATTATGCCGCGATTCGCGAGTTGGTTGAGTGGCATATTGGTCAGGGCACGCACGGAATTGTGCCCGTGGGAACAACGGGAGAAAGCCCAACTTTAACCCATGACGAACACATTGCCGTGGTTAAAACGGTAGTGGAACAAGCTAAAGGGCGTGTGCCTGTTATCGCCGGTGCTGGGTCAAATAACCCCATCGAAGCTATCGAATACACCAAGGCGGCTCAACAAGCGGGAGCCGATGCCACCTTGCATGTGGCGGGATATTACAACCGCCCAAATCAAGAAGGCTTATACCAGCACTTTAAGATGCTGCATGATGCTACCGACATTCCGATTGTTTTATATAACATTCCACCTCGTGCCGTGGTTGATTTAAGCCCGGTAACCATTGCTAAGCTTGCTCAACTACCACGTATTGTGGGAGTTAAAGATGCCACTGGTGACTTATCGCGGCCCTTGTTTGAGCGCCAGTTAGTTGACCAAGATTTCTGCTGGTTAAGTGGTGAAGACGCCACGGCGGTGTCGTACAACATCAGTGGTGGCCAGGGCTGTATTTCGGTGACCGCTAACGTGGCGCCTAAGTTATGCGCACAAATGCAGCAGGCCACCTTAGATGGTGATTATGCTAAAGCAAGGCAGATTCAAGATAAATTGATCCCCTTACATCAAGTGATGTTTGCTGAGCCTAGTCCGGCTGGTGCTAAATATGCGATGTCGCTATTAAATAAATGTCAGCCAGATTGCCGTTTGCCAGTGACAGAATTATCAGAGACCACTAAAACACGTATTAAAAATGTGATGCAAAGTTTAGAGCTTATCTAA
- a CDS encoding GGDEF domain-containing protein codes for MAELDLVSFFHGIVEPDSGYWLYQASDSSVSLHYPWQHTQAQQLPLEQWLKMLDKRCRGAFQQALANSLRQQQALVCHYCHSEDEWLRLNGVPMQIQQQSYLLASVLPLTMPVITDETQLRDPQTGLLSATLFRQLLIQAIRLSQRNYESFVVLSLRYRASDLSLVTAIIAQVLQQQLRRSDSVGRWEDNELLALLYGTSANSVNLVVDKLRDELQAQLVGVGLEELQLGWTSYPRDGESVDSLLARRLEQSEPLAD; via the coding sequence GTGGCGGAGCTAGATTTAGTAAGCTTTTTTCATGGAATAGTTGAACCCGACAGTGGCTATTGGCTCTATCAAGCCAGCGATAGCAGCGTATCTTTGCATTACCCATGGCAACATACTCAAGCTCAGCAACTTCCTCTAGAGCAGTGGCTTAAAATGCTCGACAAGCGCTGCCGTGGCGCCTTTCAGCAAGCTTTGGCGAACAGCTTACGCCAACAGCAAGCGCTGGTATGTCATTATTGCCATAGCGAGGATGAGTGGTTGCGGCTCAATGGCGTGCCGATGCAGATCCAACAACAAAGCTATTTGTTGGCTAGTGTTTTGCCACTAACCATGCCGGTGATTACCGATGAAACCCAATTACGCGATCCACAAACCGGTTTGTTGTCAGCGACCTTGTTTCGTCAGTTGTTAATTCAGGCTATTCGTTTGAGTCAGCGTAACTATGAGTCTTTTGTAGTGTTGAGTCTTCGTTATCGCGCTAGTGACTTGTCTCTGGTGACCGCCATTATTGCTCAAGTATTGCAGCAGCAACTGCGTCGCTCAGATAGCGTAGGCCGATGGGAAGACAACGAACTGTTGGCCTTGCTCTACGGTACTAGTGCTAATTCGGTGAATTTGGTGGTGGACAAACTGCGTGATGAGCTACAAGCGCAGTTAGTAGGAGTGGGCTTAGAGGAATTGCAACTCGGTTGGACCAGCTATCCTCGTGATGGAGAGAGTGTTGATAGCTTGCTGGCGCGACGCTTGGAACAGAGCGAGCCCTTAGCTGATTAA